The following proteins come from a genomic window of Lolium rigidum isolate FL_2022 chromosome 5, APGP_CSIRO_Lrig_0.1, whole genome shotgun sequence:
- the LOC124657956 gene encoding cytochrome P450 76M5-like: MEAPSTIPWLLCISVATFVFYKVCYSGQDRSQGSSTNSRLPPGPTPIPLLGNIFHLQGELHHALARLAGVHGPVFSLKLGATTCVVASSAACARDVLQRHDQILSAPSVTDAARALGNHEHSFIWLPSTSPLWRRLRALSTTHLFSPHGLEATRAVREAKVRELVGFLRGHAGEAVHVGRVVRSGMLNLVSNVLLSQDVADLTSDVGQVQELETMIRDILDELTKPNLSDLFPALTSLDLQGRRRRTAKRITRFFDFFDPIIKRRLNAGGERKEDFLDVLLQLHSTDQLSIQTIKSFLLDLFVAGTDTNSLTVEWTMAELLRQPAIMSKVRSELEEVLGSKQHPDESDISSLPYLHTVVMETMRHHPPSPLLMPRKAMAEGAEVGGFAVPKCAMVIINLWAIMRDPATWTNPEEFVPERFIKVDVDFRGMDRFEFMPFGAGRRACPGMPMATRSVMLILASLLHAFEWRLPEGMRPCDVDIRDRFGTSLNMVTPLKAIPVPLW; encoded by the exons ATGGAAGCTCCAAGTACCATACCATGGCTTCTCTGCATCTCAGTCGCCACTTTCGTCTTCTACAAGGTCTGCTATTCAGGCCAAGACAGATCGCAGGGTAGCTCGACCAACTCGCGGCTGCCGCCGGGACCGACACCCATCCCTCTCCTCGGCAACATCTTCCACCTCCAAGGCGAGCTGCACCACGCCCTGGCAAGGCTCGCCGGAGTACACGGCCCCGTCTTCTCCTTGAAGCTCGGCGCCACCACCTGCGtcgtcgcctcctccgccgcgtgcGCCCGCGACGTCCTGCAGAGGCACGACCAGATCCTGTCGGCGCCTTCCGTCACCGACGCCGCGCGCGCGCTCGGCAACCACGAGCACTCCTTCATCTGGCTGCCGTCCACCAGCCCGCTCTGGAGGCGCCTCCGCGCCCTGTCCACCACCCACCTCTTCTCCCCGCACGGCCTCGAGGCCACGCGGGCCGTGCGGGAGGCCAAGGTGAGGGAGCTGGTCGGCTTCCTCCGCGGTCACGCCGGCGAGGCCGTGCACGTCGGCCGCGTCGTGCGGTCCGGGATGCTCAACCTCGTGTCCAACGTGCTGCTCTCCCAGGACGTGGCCGACCTGACCTCGGACGTCGGCCAGGTGCAGGAGCTGGAGACGATGATCAGGGACATCCTTGACGAGCTCACCAAGCCCAACCTGTCGGACCTCTTCCCGGCGCTCACCTCGCTGGACTTGCAGGGTCGCCGGCGGCGGACCGCCAAGCGTATCACCAGGTTCTTCGACTTCTTTGACCCGATAATCAAACGTCGTCTCAACGCTGGAGGCGAAAGGAAGGAGGATTTCCTAGATGTGCTGCTGCAGCTCCACTCCACGGATCAGCTCAGCATTCAGACAATCAAGTCCTTTCTTTTG GATCTCTTTGTGGCAGGGACAGATACCAACTCTCTAACGGTGGAATGGACGATGGCTGAGCTACTACGACAACCTGCGATCATGTCGAAAGTCCGCTCCGAGCTGGAGGAAGTCCTCGGTTCAAAGCAGCATCCCGACGAATCCGACATCAGCAGCCTGCCCTACCTCCACACCGTGGTTATGGAGACTATGCGCCATCACCCGCCAAGCCCGCTACTGATGCCGCGCAAGGCCATGGCAGAAGGCGCGGAGGTTGGCGGTTTCGCAGTGCCGAAGTGCGCCATGGTAATCATTAACCTATGGGCCATCATGCGCGACCCGGCGACATGGACGAATCCAGAGGAATTTGTGCCGGAAAGGTTCATTAAGGTGGACGTGGATTTCCGGGGCATGGACAGGTTCGAGTTCATGCCGTTCGGAGCAGGGAGAAGGGCGTGCCCTGGGATGCCGATGGCGACGAGATCTGTGATGTTGATCCTCGCGTCTTTGCTACATGCATTCGAGTGGAGGCTGCCCGAAGGAATGCGGCCATGCGATGTGGATATTAGGGACAGGTTTGGCACATCTTTAAACATGGTTACACCGCTTAAGGCTATCCCAGTGCCATTGTGG